Proteins co-encoded in one Siniperca chuatsi isolate FFG_IHB_CAS linkage group LG11, ASM2008510v1, whole genome shotgun sequence genomic window:
- the mdh1ab gene encoding malate dehydrogenase 1Ab, NAD (soluble): MSEPIRVLVTGAAGQIAYSLLFSIAKGDVFGKDQPVILLLLDITPMLPVLEGVVMELQDCALPLLRDIVPTDKEEVAFKDLDAAILVGSMPRKEGMERKDLLKANVAIFKSQGSALEKYAKKTVKVLVVGNPANTNCLIAAKSAPSIPKENFSCLTRLDHNRARSQVAMRCGVPATHVKNVIIWGNHSSTQYPDVHHCMVNVSGSELACFDAVKDDAWLKGDFITTVQQRGAAVIKARKLSSAMSAAKAICDHMRDIWSGTPEGEFISMGVYSSGNSYGVPDDLIYSFPVQIKDKTWKIVEGLPINTFSQSKMDATAAELMEERDTAVAFLGV; the protein is encoded by the exons ATG TCTGAGCCTATTAGAGTTCTGGTGACTGGCGCTGCTGGGCAAATTGCCTATTCCCTGTTGTTCAGCATTGCCAAGGGAGATGTCTTTGGCAAAGATCAG CCAGTCATCTTGCTCCTTTTGGACATTACGCCCATGTTGCCAGTCCTGGAGGGTGTTGTCATGGAGCTGCAGGACTGTGCTCTCCCACTTCTGAGAG ATATTGTCCCCACTGACAAGGAAGAAGTAGCCTTCAAGGACCTGGACGCAGCCATCTTGGTTGGCTCCATGCCCAGGAAGGAGGGCATGGAGAGGAAGGACCTGCTCAAAGCCAACGTGGCCATCTTCAAGAGCCAGGGATCAGCCCTAGAGAAGTACGCCAAGAAGACTGTCAAG gtgcTGGTTGTGGGAAACCCTGCGAATACCAACTGTCTAATTGCAGCCAAGTCTGCTCCCTCCATCCCCAAAGAGAACTTCTCCTGCCTCACCCGTCTGGACCACAACAGGGCTCGCTCTCAG GTGGCGATGCGCTGTGGCGTTCCTGCCACCCACGTGAAGAATGTGATCATCTGGGGCAACCACTCGTCCACCCAGTACCCAGACGTGCATCACTGCATGGTCAACGTGTCTGGTAGCGAGCTCGCCTGCTTTGATGCAGTCAAGGATGATGCCTGGCTTAAAGGAGATTTCATCACT ACAGTGCAGCAGAGAGGTGCTGCTGTCATCAAAGCCAGGAAGCTGTCCAGTGCCATGTCTGCAGCCAAGGCCATCTGTGACCACATGAGAGACATCTGGTCAGGCACCCCTGAG ggTGAATTCATCTCCATGGGTGTTTACTCCTCTGGCAACTCCTATGGAGTCCCAGATGACCTCATCTACTCATTCCCTGTCCAGATCAAG GACAAGACCTGGAAGATTGTGGAGGGATTGCCCATCAACACCTTTTCCCAATCAAAGATGGACgccacagcagcagagctgatggaggagagagacacagctgTGGCTTTCCTGGGAGTATGA